DNA sequence from the Carnobacterium funditum DSM 5970 genome:
ATGCATAATTCATTTACCAACAGCTCCCTCAATTGTATTTACCTATTTATCATAAGGTAATTTTGAGTTTGATTACAAGTCAGATGATTCCAAACAATCCTGTGCATTGAAAAAAACTTTTAAGTCTTGACGAAGATTTTTGATTTTTCCTATTGTATCACTTTCAAAAGTCAATACTAATAATGGTTCGTGTAAGCTCATCCGTAGTAAAAACCAGCCAGCACCGTAGATTCCTTCAGTATTTACCCTTACGCCTTCACTATTATTAGGTTCAATGGTCAAATCGGGCATACCTTTAATAAATTTACTAAATTTTTCGATTGTGTCTAATCCTATTTTTTTAATGGGTTGAGTCAGAATACGAAAACGGACTTCATCCGTTTCTAACGGTTGTTCCAACGCTTCAATTAAGCTTCCAATTTTTTTATTTTCTTTGCGCAAACGAGCATCAGCAATTAATATTTTTGCAACTAAATAAGCACCATCATCTAAAAAGTAGTTTTCTTTAAGTGCTGCATGCCCACTTGTTTCTATAGCTAAAGAAGTATGGATACCTTCATGGTTTAGCTTTAATGCTTGATTGATGACATTACGGTATCCTGTTAGGTAACGATTCTGATTGCCACCTAATTCTTCTATAAAGGTTTTCAAATGTTCTGAAGTAGCTGAATTTGTTACAATTGTCGTTCCTGGATTCTCATCTATAAGAATAGCAGATATAACAGCTATCAAGTTGTTCCTATTTAATGGAACACCCTCATGGTCGACTAATGCAGATCTGTCTACATCGGTATCAAAAATAATTCCTAAATCAGCCTGATGCTTTAAAACTGCTTTTTGAATGCTAGTCATGGCTTCCTTGTTGTCTGGATTAGGGATATGATTTGGAAATGTCCCGTCTGGATCTAAAAATTGACTACCTGAGATAGTTGCACCTAATTTTTCTAAAACTTCAGTTGCAAAAAAACCTCCAGCTCCGTTACCTGCATCTACAATAATGTGTCTACCAGCTAACGGTTTTTCATGGCTTTTAACATCATTTATCCCTCGTTTGATTTTTTCTCTCAAATCGGCTGCGTAGACTTTTAGTAAATTAGCCTTTTTTACAGTTCCCTTACTTTCTGCATCAGTTAGTTTTTTCACATCAGCGTTTTTTAAAATAAACTCAATATCTTCATGTTCTGCTCCGCCATCTTTTGTAAATATTTTTAAGCCATTGTATTCGTAAGGTAAATGACTCGCAGTAATCATAACTGCTGCATCACAATTAAAATCTTTGTATTGTGTTGACATGAACATGGCTGGCGTTGTAGCTAGGCCGACATCAACAACATCAATTCCTAGTTTGATTAACGTATTCATTGCGATTTTTTGAATTCTATTAGCAGACAGTCGACTATCATAGCCTATCGCAACTTTTATACTATTCGTTTGGTAATTTAATTTTTTAATGTCTTTTAGCCATACTAATAAACCATAGCTGATTTGTTCAATTCGTTCATCGGTTAACGTTTGTTCATTATTTTTTGTTTGAATAGCAATTCCTCTAATATCAGATCCATTTTGTAAGTTTGTTAAATTAAATTCAGATAGTGTTGCCATGATGAACCTCCCTTTATACATTTATCCATTTGTGTAAATAATCATACATCTTAACTGCATCTTCTCCATTTTTCGAAATAATCAAACAGGTATCATTACCAGCAATTGTTCCTACTTTTTCAGGAAAATCAATAGCATCCATTAAAGCTCCGATAACATGAGCATTACCTGGAATAGTCATCAAGATGGTCAGAAATTCAACACGCGTTAATTTAATCACAACCTCACTTAGAGATGATTGTAGTTTTTCTTCAGTAGACATTTTATTATTTTGGAAAAGAGCATACTTAACGTTTCCACTGGAAGTCGTCGTTTTCACTAAATGCATTTCTTTGATATCACGTGAAATCGTTGCTTGTGTTGCTTCTACTCCCTCTTCTTTTAAGTAGTGCAATAGCTCTTCTTGTGTACCCACATCATAGTTATTAATGATTTGCTTTATAGCTAGTTGTCTATTAGGTTTTTTCATACTGCAAGACCTCCTCATAATTAAACGATTTAATGATATTATACCAAAAAAAGGATGAATACGCTTAGATTTATTGAATTATCTATAAAAGAAATGAATAAAAATTCTTTTTTAAAATCAATGGAATTAATGTAAATACTTTGCTATAATTAATTAACCAGAAAAAAATATTGATTCGATGATAAAGAGAGTATTGATTTAGGTTGTTCACAGCGAATTGGGATAGTGTGAGCCAATGACAAACAAATCAAGAACCGCACTTTTGAGAAAATAATTTGAAACTAGTAGAATTATTCGGTTTTGTTTGCCGTTATCTAAAAACAAGTGGTTTTGTCCTTTAGATAAAACAACAAGAGTGGTACCGCGGGCTCAACCTCGTCTCTTTTTTGATTTATTTGTAAATCAAATCAGGGCTTTTTTTGTATTCTGGAGCTTCAATTAATAGATAGATAAAGTAGCTATAAATAGGAGGAATAAAAAATGAATTATAAATTACTCGTTGCCACTGCTCTACATGAACAAATTGGTGAAACACTTACTGTTGATAAAATTTTTAACTTACTTGAAAAACCTAAAACAGCTGAACATGGTGATGTAGCTTTCCCAACATTTATATTAGCAAAAGTCTTTAAAAAAGCTCCTCAGCAAATTGCTGCAGATTTGGGTGGAAAAATCTCTTCATCCATTATCGAAAAAACGGAAGTCGTTGGACCTTATTTAAATTTTTTCTTGGATAAAAAAACAGTTAGTGCTGCTGTATTAGCAGA
Encoded proteins:
- a CDS encoding phosphoglucomutase produces the protein MATLSEFNLTNLQNGSDIRGIAIQTKNNEQTLTDERIEQISYGLLVWLKDIKKLNYQTNSIKVAIGYDSRLSANRIQKIAMNTLIKLGIDVVDVGLATTPAMFMSTQYKDFNCDAAVMITASHLPYEYNGLKIFTKDGGAEHEDIEFILKNADVKKLTDAESKGTVKKANLLKVYAADLREKIKRGINDVKSHEKPLAGRHIIVDAGNGAGGFFATEVLEKLGATISGSQFLDPDGTFPNHIPNPDNKEAMTSIQKAVLKHQADLGIIFDTDVDRSALVDHEGVPLNRNNLIAVISAILIDENPGTTIVTNSATSEHLKTFIEELGGNQNRYLTGYRNVINQALKLNHEGIHTSLAIETSGHAALKENYFLDDGAYLVAKILIADARLRKENKKIGSLIEALEQPLETDEVRFRILTQPIKKIGLDTIEKFSKFIKGMPDLTIEPNNSEGVRVNTEGIYGAGWFLLRMSLHEPLLVLTFESDTIGKIKNLRQDLKVFFNAQDCLESSDL
- the argR gene encoding arginine repressor, which gives rise to MKKPNRQLAIKQIINNYDVGTQEELLHYLKEEGVEATQATISRDIKEMHLVKTTTSSGNVKYALFQNNKMSTEEKLQSSLSEVVIKLTRVEFLTILMTIPGNAHVIGALMDAIDFPEKVGTIAGNDTCLIISKNGEDAVKMYDYLHKWINV